A genomic segment from Nicotiana tabacum cultivar K326 chromosome 9, ASM71507v2, whole genome shotgun sequence encodes:
- the LOC107771614 gene encoding ureide permease 1 isoform X2, with the protein MDFCSISNLITLSPERVLSSGLKMYVVESKGGAIVCMLLSLFFLGTWPALLTLLERRGRYPQHTYLDYTFTNLLAAVIIAFTFGEIGTGTLEKPNFLPQLSQDNWPSVVFAMVGGVVLSIGNLTTQYAWAFVGLSVTEVVSSSITVVIGTTLNYYLDDKINKAEILFPGVGCFLIAVCLGSAVHASNAADNKAKLDSYSNDPKDGIRAKAITDSDQANTKRVGANDVEKGVASTEKAKFGTALFLIDLEKRRAIKIFGKSTFIGLSLTFFAGVCFSLFSPAFNLATNDQWHTLKAGVPHLSVYTAFFYFSISCFVIAMILNIIFLYHPVLNAPKSSLKAYLNDWNGRGWALLAGLLCGFGNGLQFMGGQAAGYAAADAVQALPLVSTFWGVILFGEYRRSSRKTYTLLIGMLFMFVVAVGILMASSGHRK; encoded by the exons ATG GACTTTTGTAGCATTTCCAATTTGATAACACTTTCACCAGAAAGGGTTTTATCCAGTGGTTTAAAGATGTATGTGGTGGAGAGCAAAGGAGGGGCTATTGTTTGCATGTTACTGTCGTTGTTCTTCTTAGGGACATGGCCAGCTTTACTAACTTTACTTGAAAGAAGAGGGAGATATCCTCAACACACTTACCTTGATTATACTTTCACCAATCTGCTGGCTGCTGTAATAATTGCTTTTACCTTTGGTGAGATTGGGACAGGCACATTGGAAAAGCCAAATTTCCTTCCGCAACTTTCTCAG GATAATTGGCCCAGTGTAGTGTTTGCAATGGTTGGAGGAGTGGTCCTCAGCATTGGAAACCTTACAACTCAATATGCTTGGGCTTTTGTTGGTTTATCAGTTACCGAGGTCGTCTCCTCAAGCATTACTGTTGTTATAG GAACAACCTTGAATTACTACCTTGATGACAAAATTAACAAAGCGGAGATTCTTTTCCCTGGGGTTGGATGCTTCTTGATTGCTGTTTGTTTAGGCTCTGCTGTTCATGCATCCAATGCAGCTGATAACAAAGCAAAGCTCGATAGTTATTCAAATGACCCTAAAGATGGCATTAG GGCTAAAGCTATTACCGACTCCGATCAAGCAAATACAAAGAGAG TTGGTGCAAATGATGTGGAGAAGGGAGTTGCTTCCACAGAGAAGGCAAAATTTGGGACTGCGCTTTTCCTTATTGACCTTGAGAAGAGAAGGGCAATCAAG ATATTTGGGAAGAGCACTTTCATTGGTTTGTCACTGACATTCTTTGCTGGAGTTTGCTTTTCTCTCTTCTCACCAGCATTCAACCTTGCCACAAATGACCAGTGGCATACTCTAAAAGCTGGAGTTCCACACTTGAGTGTCTATACAGCATTCTTCTACTTCTCAATTTCTTGCTTTGTCATTGCCATGATTCTCAACATCATCTTCTTATACCACCCTGTTCTAAATGCACCCAAATCATCTCTTAAGGCTTATCTTAATGATTGGAATGGTAGAGGTTGGGCTCTTTTGGCAGGACTTTTGTGTGGTTTTGGAAACGGTCTCCAATTCATGGGAGGTCAAGCAGCTGGATACGCAGCTGCAGATGCTGTTCAG GCGCTTCCACTCGTGAGCACCTTTTGGGGGGTAATTTTGTTTGGAGAGTATCGAAGATCATCCAGAAAAACATATACGCTCCTAATAGGCATGCTATTTATGTTTGTAGTAGCTGTTGGAATACTTATGGCATCGTCAGGACATCGCAAATAG
- the LOC107771614 gene encoding ureide permease 1 isoform X1: MVGVHVLRTKEIDFCSISNLITLSPERVLSSGLKMYVVESKGGAIVCMLLSLFFLGTWPALLTLLERRGRYPQHTYLDYTFTNLLAAVIIAFTFGEIGTGTLEKPNFLPQLSQDNWPSVVFAMVGGVVLSIGNLTTQYAWAFVGLSVTEVVSSSITVVIGTTLNYYLDDKINKAEILFPGVGCFLIAVCLGSAVHASNAADNKAKLDSYSNDPKDGIRAKAITDSDQANTKRVGANDVEKGVASTEKAKFGTALFLIDLEKRRAIKIFGKSTFIGLSLTFFAGVCFSLFSPAFNLATNDQWHTLKAGVPHLSVYTAFFYFSISCFVIAMILNIIFLYHPVLNAPKSSLKAYLNDWNGRGWALLAGLLCGFGNGLQFMGGQAAGYAAADAVQALPLVSTFWGVILFGEYRRSSRKTYTLLIGMLFMFVVAVGILMASSGHRK; encoded by the exons ATGGTTGGTGTCCATGTTTTGAGAACCAAAGAAATA GACTTTTGTAGCATTTCCAATTTGATAACACTTTCACCAGAAAGGGTTTTATCCAGTGGTTTAAAGATGTATGTGGTGGAGAGCAAAGGAGGGGCTATTGTTTGCATGTTACTGTCGTTGTTCTTCTTAGGGACATGGCCAGCTTTACTAACTTTACTTGAAAGAAGAGGGAGATATCCTCAACACACTTACCTTGATTATACTTTCACCAATCTGCTGGCTGCTGTAATAATTGCTTTTACCTTTGGTGAGATTGGGACAGGCACATTGGAAAAGCCAAATTTCCTTCCGCAACTTTCTCAG GATAATTGGCCCAGTGTAGTGTTTGCAATGGTTGGAGGAGTGGTCCTCAGCATTGGAAACCTTACAACTCAATATGCTTGGGCTTTTGTTGGTTTATCAGTTACCGAGGTCGTCTCCTCAAGCATTACTGTTGTTATAG GAACAACCTTGAATTACTACCTTGATGACAAAATTAACAAAGCGGAGATTCTTTTCCCTGGGGTTGGATGCTTCTTGATTGCTGTTTGTTTAGGCTCTGCTGTTCATGCATCCAATGCAGCTGATAACAAAGCAAAGCTCGATAGTTATTCAAATGACCCTAAAGATGGCATTAG GGCTAAAGCTATTACCGACTCCGATCAAGCAAATACAAAGAGAG TTGGTGCAAATGATGTGGAGAAGGGAGTTGCTTCCACAGAGAAGGCAAAATTTGGGACTGCGCTTTTCCTTATTGACCTTGAGAAGAGAAGGGCAATCAAG ATATTTGGGAAGAGCACTTTCATTGGTTTGTCACTGACATTCTTTGCTGGAGTTTGCTTTTCTCTCTTCTCACCAGCATTCAACCTTGCCACAAATGACCAGTGGCATACTCTAAAAGCTGGAGTTCCACACTTGAGTGTCTATACAGCATTCTTCTACTTCTCAATTTCTTGCTTTGTCATTGCCATGATTCTCAACATCATCTTCTTATACCACCCTGTTCTAAATGCACCCAAATCATCTCTTAAGGCTTATCTTAATGATTGGAATGGTAGAGGTTGGGCTCTTTTGGCAGGACTTTTGTGTGGTTTTGGAAACGGTCTCCAATTCATGGGAGGTCAAGCAGCTGGATACGCAGCTGCAGATGCTGTTCAG GCGCTTCCACTCGTGAGCACCTTTTGGGGGGTAATTTTGTTTGGAGAGTATCGAAGATCATCCAGAAAAACATATACGCTCCTAATAGGCATGCTATTTATGTTTGTAGTAGCTGTTGGAATACTTATGGCATCGTCAGGACATCGCAAATAG
- the LOC107771614 gene encoding ureide permease 1 isoform X3 has product MYVVESKGGAIVCMLLSLFFLGTWPALLTLLERRGRYPQHTYLDYTFTNLLAAVIIAFTFGEIGTGTLEKPNFLPQLSQDNWPSVVFAMVGGVVLSIGNLTTQYAWAFVGLSVTEVVSSSITVVIGTTLNYYLDDKINKAEILFPGVGCFLIAVCLGSAVHASNAADNKAKLDSYSNDPKDGIRAKAITDSDQANTKRVGANDVEKGVASTEKAKFGTALFLIDLEKRRAIKIFGKSTFIGLSLTFFAGVCFSLFSPAFNLATNDQWHTLKAGVPHLSVYTAFFYFSISCFVIAMILNIIFLYHPVLNAPKSSLKAYLNDWNGRGWALLAGLLCGFGNGLQFMGGQAAGYAAADAVQALPLVSTFWGVILFGEYRRSSRKTYTLLIGMLFMFVVAVGILMASSGHRK; this is encoded by the exons ATGTATGTGGTGGAGAGCAAAGGAGGGGCTATTGTTTGCATGTTACTGTCGTTGTTCTTCTTAGGGACATGGCCAGCTTTACTAACTTTACTTGAAAGAAGAGGGAGATATCCTCAACACACTTACCTTGATTATACTTTCACCAATCTGCTGGCTGCTGTAATAATTGCTTTTACCTTTGGTGAGATTGGGACAGGCACATTGGAAAAGCCAAATTTCCTTCCGCAACTTTCTCAG GATAATTGGCCCAGTGTAGTGTTTGCAATGGTTGGAGGAGTGGTCCTCAGCATTGGAAACCTTACAACTCAATATGCTTGGGCTTTTGTTGGTTTATCAGTTACCGAGGTCGTCTCCTCAAGCATTACTGTTGTTATAG GAACAACCTTGAATTACTACCTTGATGACAAAATTAACAAAGCGGAGATTCTTTTCCCTGGGGTTGGATGCTTCTTGATTGCTGTTTGTTTAGGCTCTGCTGTTCATGCATCCAATGCAGCTGATAACAAAGCAAAGCTCGATAGTTATTCAAATGACCCTAAAGATGGCATTAG GGCTAAAGCTATTACCGACTCCGATCAAGCAAATACAAAGAGAG TTGGTGCAAATGATGTGGAGAAGGGAGTTGCTTCCACAGAGAAGGCAAAATTTGGGACTGCGCTTTTCCTTATTGACCTTGAGAAGAGAAGGGCAATCAAG ATATTTGGGAAGAGCACTTTCATTGGTTTGTCACTGACATTCTTTGCTGGAGTTTGCTTTTCTCTCTTCTCACCAGCATTCAACCTTGCCACAAATGACCAGTGGCATACTCTAAAAGCTGGAGTTCCACACTTGAGTGTCTATACAGCATTCTTCTACTTCTCAATTTCTTGCTTTGTCATTGCCATGATTCTCAACATCATCTTCTTATACCACCCTGTTCTAAATGCACCCAAATCATCTCTTAAGGCTTATCTTAATGATTGGAATGGTAGAGGTTGGGCTCTTTTGGCAGGACTTTTGTGTGGTTTTGGAAACGGTCTCCAATTCATGGGAGGTCAAGCAGCTGGATACGCAGCTGCAGATGCTGTTCAG GCGCTTCCACTCGTGAGCACCTTTTGGGGGGTAATTTTGTTTGGAGAGTATCGAAGATCATCCAGAAAAACATATACGCTCCTAATAGGCATGCTATTTATGTTTGTAGTAGCTGTTGGAATACTTATGGCATCGTCAGGACATCGCAAATAG